One region of Bacteroidota bacterium genomic DNA includes:
- a CDS encoding divalent metal cation transporter, with the protein MSEKSGKSVKSKFLSVLGPGLITGASDDDPSGIATYSQAGAAFGLSTLWTAWMVFPMVSSVQEMCARIGLVTSHGLAGTLKRNYPRMIVYLMIIFSFPAITLNIGADIAGMGAVMNLLIPSVHAGIFSLFFTIFLMAMIIYLPYRKIARVMKWLCLTLLCYVIVPFLSDLDWKVILRSTVIPEIHMNKEFIGILVGILGTTISPYCFFWQASMEVEEVLQKKIIVDKKILSDMRLDIDFGMLFSNVVMYFIILTSGVILYSGGIHQIDTVDQAALALRPLAGKLTYLLFALGMLGTGFLAIPVLAGSLSYIISESFGWEEGLNKKFHEAKGFYMVIIISLLVALSINFIGISPVQSLIYTAILYGITAPVLIAMILHICNNKKIMGEFTNTKRSNILGAITLIIMTTAAVTLLYFQFAG; encoded by the coding sequence ATGAGTGAAAAATCAGGCAAAAGCGTTAAAAGTAAATTCCTTTCTGTCCTTGGACCGGGCCTGATCACAGGTGCCAGCGACGACGATCCTTCCGGAATTGCGACCTATTCACAAGCCGGGGCCGCTTTTGGTTTGTCCACGCTGTGGACAGCCTGGATGGTTTTCCCAATGGTTTCTTCTGTTCAGGAAATGTGCGCTAGAATCGGATTGGTCACAAGCCATGGACTTGCAGGTACGCTGAAAAGGAATTATCCAAGAATGATCGTGTATCTTATGATCATCTTTAGCTTCCCGGCCATAACGCTGAATATTGGTGCGGATATAGCAGGAATGGGTGCGGTGATGAACTTGCTGATTCCTTCCGTTCATGCCGGAATATTCTCTCTTTTCTTTACAATTTTTTTAATGGCGATGATTATTTATTTGCCCTACCGCAAAATAGCGAGGGTTATGAAATGGCTTTGCCTCACTCTGTTGTGTTATGTGATTGTCCCGTTTTTATCGGATCTTGACTGGAAGGTGATACTTCGAAGTACGGTGATTCCGGAGATTCACATGAATAAGGAATTCATTGGAATTCTCGTAGGAATTCTTGGGACAACAATTTCACCCTATTGTTTTTTCTGGCAGGCGAGCATGGAAGTGGAGGAGGTTTTACAAAAAAAAATAATTGTGGATAAAAAAATCCTCTCTGACATGAGATTGGACATCGATTTCGGAATGTTGTTTTCTAATGTTGTGATGTACTTTATTATTCTGACTTCCGGTGTGATTTTGTATTCAGGAGGGATTCATCAAATTGATACCGTTGATCAGGCAGCGCTTGCTTTGAGACCACTTGCAGGAAAATTGACTTACCTGCTTTTTGCACTCGGAATGCTGGGTACAGGTTTTCTGGCCATTCCGGTTTTGGCAGGCTCATTATCTTATATTATTTCTGAATCTTTCGGATGGGAAGAAGGGCTCAATAAAAAATTTCATGAAGCGAAAGGGTTCTACATGGTGATCATCATATCGTTGCTGGTTGCCTTGTCCATTAATTTTATTGGAATCAGCCCGGTTCAATCCTTAATCTACACCGCGATCCTTTATGGAATTACTGCACCAGTCCTGATTGCAATGATTCTGCATATTTGTAATAATAAGAAAATCATGGGTGAGTTTACCAATACAAAACGCTCAAATATTCTCGGTGCCATTACCCTGATTATTATGACTACCGCTGCGGTAACATTACTTTATTTCCAATTTGCAGGATAA
- a CDS encoding DUF2892 domain-containing protein encodes MKKNMGTADRAIRVIIALIVAGLYAAGTITGTLAIVLLVLAVVFLLTSFVSFCPLYTLFGLSTKKKE; translated from the coding sequence ATGAAAAAGAACATGGGTACTGCCGATCGCGCGATTCGCGTAATCATTGCATTAATCGTTGCAGGTTTATATGCCGCCGGTACAATTACAGGAACTCTTGCTATTGTCCTGTTAGTATTAGCAGTTGTATTTCTGCTGACAAGTTTTGTGTCCTTTTGTCCCCTGTACACCCTCTTCGGTTTGAGTACAAAAAAGAAAGAGTAG